In one Tripterygium wilfordii isolate XIE 37 chromosome 22, ASM1340144v1, whole genome shotgun sequence genomic region, the following are encoded:
- the LOC119991551 gene encoding vegetative cell wall protein gp1-like gives MAVFTSTSKACSKLLILVLCNILTININCIAKADDNKGHDTNWFWFHHPWMGYGHIPLLPPYVPIGLPPPVPMAQAPPVPVAQPSPIPVTQAPPVYLPPPSPPPFSPPSAPPQLPPPSPSKPVTPLPSPYQGKPPAEKPPSMSPPPSPLPHQLPFPPLHKHPIFSIPPPSPTKPVTPLPSPYQGKPPAEKPPSVSPPPSPLAHQLPFPPLHKHPIFSIPPPSPTKPVTPLPSPYQGKPPAEKPPSVSPPPSPLAHQLPFPPLHQHPIFSKPPSPPTAVPAQQPPLPPASPPPTYAFPPPHSA, from the coding sequence ATGGCAGTGTTTACTTCAACATCCAAGGCATGCTCAAAGTTGCTCATACTtgttttgtgcaacattttaaCTATTAACATCAACTGCATCGCCAAGGCAGATGACAACAAGGGCCATGACACCAACTGGTTTTGGTTCCACCACCCTTGGATGGGTTACGGCCATATTCCTTTGCTGCCACCGTATGTCCCCATTGGTCTACCACCACCAGTCCCTATGGCTCAAGCGCCGCCAGTACCTGTGGCTCAACCATCGCCCATCCCTGTGACTCAAGCACCTCCGGTATATTTGCCACCACCAAGTCCTCCTCCATTCTCCCCGCCGTCAGCTCCACCTCAGTTACCTCCGCCTAGTCCAAGTAAGCCAGTTACACCACTACCATCCCCTTACCAAGGCAAGCCTCCAGCAGAGAAACCCCCTAGTATgtctccaccaccatcacctcTTCCTCACCAACTACCATTTCCACCACTGCACAAACATCCTATATTCTCAATACCTCCACCTAGTCCAACTAAGCCAGTTACACCGCTACCATCGCCTTACCAAGGCAAGCCTCCAGCAGAGAAACCCCCTAGTGTGTCTCCACCACCGTCACCTCTTGCTCACCAACTACCATTTCCACCACTGCACAAACATCCTATATTCTCAATACCTCCGCCTAGTCCAACTAAGCCAGTTACACCACTACCATCGCCTTACCAAGGCAAGCCTCCAGCAGAGAAACCCCCTAGTGTgtctccaccaccatcacctcTTGCTCACCAACTACCATTTCCACCACTGCACCAACATCCTATATTCTCAAAACCTCCAAGTCCACCAACTGCTGTTCCAGCCCAACAGCCTCCATTGCCTCCAGCAAGCCCTCCTCCCACATATGCATTTCCTCCACCACATTCTGCATGA